In Lathyrus oleraceus cultivar Zhongwan6 chromosome 2, CAAS_Psat_ZW6_1.0, whole genome shotgun sequence, the DNA window GGAAGTTAGCAGAAAGATATAGTTTAGAAAAGGGGGCATGCTTATCTTTGTGAGTATATAGGTTTCCTTATAGTAGTAGTTTCTAGTTTTCTCTATTATAATGGTGGATATTTGCAGACAAAGGGTTGGATACACATATTTCAAAGAAATTTTGTTCTCTTACCAGTAGTAGTTTTGCACTGACTGGTGGGTGGGGTTTTCACCTTGCAAGCACCAGGCAAGGCCAGAGCCTGAgtttgattgatgttgattcccAGTGATGATCCACCCCCGCCGAGAACCTGACACAGGCATAGTGGTGATGAACTCACAACACTAGCAAGGTTTGAGCAGCATCCTGAAGACGGGGTTGAGGAATTCCCTGTGATATAGTTAAGACAAGGTGACAGGCTGACTAACACATTTGTACAACTCGATTGTGCTGCAGCTCCTGTGCAGAGCATTGCCATTACGACTAAAACCAGACCCATGTTCATTTTGCTGTGTGCCATTGGAATTGTTTTATGCAAATGTGTTGGAAACCTTTGTATATTCTTTTAATATTTGTTAAAGACCTTTGTAATACTTGAAGACAATGATGGTTTTGGAAGAACAGGGTTTAAGATTTTATAGAGCAAGGAGGGAAGAAGCTGACAATAGTAAGTTGATGTGGGTGAACAACTCCTCCTACTATCTAACAGGATCTATTTGGTGTTGTGTGGCAATATTTTTATGATAAGATATTCAAACCTGTATTATGGGGCCCTTGTAGGAGTACAAATAATACTAATATATAAGCTTGAGTGGAAAATTCCAAAGAGAAGTCGGTTAAACAGGTTACCAACTTTTGGCATCTGAGGTTAAGTGACCTCTATTATCTGTTTATGATGATAGCTTTATCATGTTCAACTTAGAAGACTTTGAAAACATGACTTGATAGGCATTGTTCTATAGTGGGAAGCATAGACACATTCGGTTGAATTGCGTAAATAAAAATTGTGTTTATTGTTTTATGATTTATCTTCTCTTTTCTGATTAAAAAAAACATGTTAATTGGTACTTCTATTGTAGTATTTAGCTAGGTGAATTTCCAAGACCTTTAACCACTAAAAAAAATTCCTTTTAAGTTTTTTTTTCCTGACTAAATTCTCTCTAAGCGATAAGCAAAAACTTTTTCTATATTTAGTTCAACCAATATATACAAGGAAATTTTCATAATGTTTTCAAACATTATGTTCTAGTCAATTGAAATGAAAAGCAAGAGTAACGTATCCTTTAAATTTActtatttaaaataaatatgtTTTTTTCGGACTCGTTGCATCTTTTATTTTAGGATAAGTTCTCTTTTTGGGTGGTTGTATCAGATGCATTGATTTTGGATTAAAGATTTTGGATTAAATTGAATCGATTAAGTGTGAATGTTTGTCTACAAGTTTAAGTTTAATGTTGAGGTCTATATTTTTTAATCCACCTTAAAAAATTACTAGTTAAATTTAGAGATAAGATCAATTTGATTAAAAGCTTTAAATATCAATACTTctattaaaataaaataaaccctcTAATTGGGGTATAAGGAAAATCTAATAGAAGTTGTATGTGATAACTTGGTAAAGTTTAATGAATTGAAAATTGCTACTAGGATTTGGTTATCCACCATAGCAACTGACCTAATAAAGAATGATTTGACTTGACAATTACCAACTGGTTAATGACCAAATAAGCCAATAATTTTGTGACAACAAAAAAAGGACCATAATTTGCTCAGTTAAAATGGGAGCTCTATAAGGATCACAAGCCTATCAAAATGCCAACGTTACATTCTTCAAAATCTTCATATCTGGTAGGTTAGTTAAAGTAGTTGAGCTTATAAACCAACTTTGGAGCCACCTATTGTGCTCCCTCCACAAGTTCTCATCTATAAAATTCCATTCCCTCGTTGTATTCCTCATTCCCAACCATCAAACTCACAAACTCATTTTCTTCTTTACTCTTGAACACATTAAAATCTCTTAACTATTCAAATTCCTAACATAATTCTACATGGAGCATTTTCGGTCTCTCTACCGCCTAACTTTGGTATTAGCCGTGGTTACTGTCATGGCTGCACCGGCCTATGCCCAGATCACAACGCCGTGTAACATATCAATGGTAACTAGTTCCATGAGCCCTTGCATGAGCTTCCTCACAAATAGCAGTGGCAACGGAACCTCACCCACTGCTGATTGCTGCAATTCCATCAAGTCCCTCACAAGTGGAAGCAAGGACTGTCTATGTCTTCTTGTCACTGCCAATGTTCCTTTTCAACTACCAATCAACAGAACCTTAGCTATCTCTCTTCCCCGTGCTTGTAACTTGCCCGGTGTTCCACTTCAATGCAAAAGTACTGTTTCCTCAATCTTCATTCTTTCTTTTTTATGGAACAAAAATTAAAGTTTATAGTAATTTTACGTTATTAACACAACATGTGTTATTTTCTGCAGCCTCAGGTTCACCACTTCCTGCTCCAGGTAAACTGCGTCGCGATACTCTAGTATGCCTAAAATTTACATTCCTGTTTCAGTTTTACTAAATCTTATGAGTGACTTTGACAGGACCAGCGTCTTTTGGCCCATCTCTTTCCCCAGCATCTACTCCAGCTGCTCCATCTCTTAGTCCTCAAGGTACATAATGGTTGTTCCGGTTGTTGTCGTGTCGCGATTTTTGGCAAAGACTTGGCGGCAAATAACTTTTACATTGTGGCTGCAATTGCTGCTGCAAACCGCAGTTTGAACTGCAATTTCAAACCATGTTTATGTTTTGACAAAATTTTCAATCTTGCATACATAAAGATAGTTTGAGTACTAATGTCTAATGTCACCTTGTTTTGTTTGAACAGGTTCTTCTGTACTCCCCTCACCAATTACACCTTCTCTGCCACCACAGCCTGAAGCAACCACTCCATCATCTTCGCCAGTGAATCCCGATATCCCATCCGCAACACCCGGAAGCGGCCGCTCCAATCTCACTCCATCCTCTGCTGGATCATTATCTCACACACTCCTATCATCTGCTATGGTCATTGTACTTGGACTTACTGTTTCTAAACACTACTAGGTTGCTGTTTTTGACATCCTACCTAGATATTCATGTAAGAGATCAATAGTTTGTTGCAATATGTGTGAACCCACATTGAGGGTGGATTTGTATTTTTATGTAATATGTGTTCATTGAATATTAATTAAATGTTTTTTACTTTTTCAGTCAAAGAATTGTTAACCAATTTCTAATATTTGGTCAGTGTTTGAAAAATAATAACTAATGCACAcattaaaaaaacaattaattaGACGCGATATTTATCAACTACTAGAGTTAGTTAAGTACTTACTACTTTACTAGTCATAACCTTCATAGAGATAGAAGGGTAATTCTGAGAATTCACTTGAATCAGTTAGTTTTTCTCCCGCCAAATCTCGTTACTGTTTGATCGTTCTGTTTCGTAACTGCTTCCGGCATGGGAAACGCCTTCTTCCTCCTCCTCCGCCTCGTGCTCAGTATGAGTATCTTTGCAGTTACAGAAGCGGTGCCGCCACAGCCACCGCCACCTTCATCCAGAGGAGGATGCACCGATCAGCTAATTCTATTCTCTCCGTGTCTTTCTTACGTTTCGTCTCCTCCAAACAACCTATCGGAGACAGCTTCAAGCAAATGCTGTGGCGCTTTCTCATCGTCGTTCGCACCTAACTCCCTCTGTTTCTGCTATCTCCTCCGTGACAATCACATCCTCGGCTTCCCTATGAACTCCACAAGGCTTCTTTCACTCTCCTCCCTCTGTCTTTCGCCTCCACCAACCATCTCTTCTCTCAACTATCTTTGCGGAGGTTCGTTCTTCattctttctttttcttttcaataAATCTTTGGAATTTAACTACAAAAAATTGATTGATCGAAATTTAATTCTTGTTTGATTCACATGATTACAGAATCACCGACTCTGCCTCCTCTCAGTAGCGCTGATATTTTAAGGAATCCCAACAATTCTTCAGTAACAGGTGTTTTCTTTATTTTCTACTCTCAGTTTTTGTTTTGTTCAAAATTATCATAATTATCATTAATTACTTATGAAGGAACTTATGTAAATTAAACGAATAAGAGTATCATATTTTTGTAATTAAAGCTAACTATTTGTAAATTTGTGTAAGTACTAAcattttataataaaaaattacACTAGTTTTATTTTTAGTTATTTAAAAATATTTAGAATGATAACATGTcttaattatattttttgatGCATAGTTTTTAAGTTGTTATAAATATTATTTGGATGAACTCTTCGTAGAAAGTTCAAAACCCTTCAATTATTTACATTAAAATTGACAGTGAAATAATGTGTGTGGTTAAACAGGGTCAGTGTCCAGTGCTTCAGGAGGGAAAACGGTACCTCACAATGGCAAGGGACCAGGGACAACATTGTACTTTCCAACGTCGAAT includes these proteins:
- the LOC127120921 gene encoding non-specific lipid transfer protein GPI-anchored 5 translates to MAHSKMNMGLVLVVMAMLCTGAAAQSSCTNVLVSLSPCLNYITGNSSTPSSGCCSNLASVVSSSPLCLCQVLGGGGSSLGININQTQALALPGACKVKTPPTSQCKTTTAVSPAISPAGTEAESPNSVPSGTGSKSTPSPGDGSSSGNSIKLSIPLLLILAAATYASVF
- the LOC127120923 gene encoding non-specific lipid transfer protein GPI-anchored 20 produces the protein MEHFRSLYRLTLVLAVVTVMAAPAYAQITTPCNISMVTSSMSPCMSFLTNSSGNGTSPTADCCNSIKSLTSGSKDCLCLLVTANVPFQLPINRTLAISLPRACNLPGVPLQCKTSGSPLPAPGPASFGPSLSPASTPAAPSLSPQGSSVLPSPITPSLPPQPEATTPSSSPVNPDIPSATPGSGRSNLTPSSAGSLSHTLLSSAMVIVLGLTVSKHY
- the LOC127120924 gene encoding non-specific lipid transfer protein GPI-anchored 25, which gives rise to MGNAFFLLLRLVLSMSIFAVTEAVPPQPPPPSSRGGCTDQLILFSPCLSYVSSPPNNLSETASSKCCGAFSSSFAPNSLCFCYLLRDNHILGFPMNSTRLLSLSSLCLSPPPTISSLNYLCGESPTLPPLSSADILRNPNNSSVTGSVSSASGGKTVPHNGKGPGTTLYFPTSNGSTSTLIDGGYYCKFLLLVILPLFNLNMLYF